A portion of the Sulfuricurvum kujiense DSM 16994 genome contains these proteins:
- a CDS encoding nucleotidyltransferase family protein, whose amino-acid sequence MTKNEILEILKTLKPRYEQDGLILVGLFGSFSRGEEKSDSDVDIVYEIEKGKTFSMFKYLKYLADLEKYLNHKVDLVRAETIKSDLKPYIYKDMIYV is encoded by the coding sequence ATGACAAAAAACGAAATTCTTGAAATACTCAAAACTCTAAAGCCCCGTTATGAACAAGACGGCTTGATCCTCGTCGGCTTATTCGGCAGTTTCTCGCGCGGTGAAGAGAAGAGTGATAGCGATGTCGATATTGTCTATGAGATTGAAAAAGGGAAAACCTTTTCAATGTTTAAATATCTCAAATACCTCGCTGATCTTGAAAAATATCTCAATCACAAAGTAGATTTAGTCAGAGCCGAAACCATCAAAAGTGATTTAAAACCTTATATCTACAAGGACATGATTTATGTCTAG
- a CDS encoding chemotaxis protein CheX, with protein MQQNGFTDDHLDMLRELMNIAMGNATASIADLLEAFGKMHIPQILISDMEGLASYIQQTISDDQRNYVTKQLFGGMFSGEFLFVISEESALHLGHHLYDVDNPSDGDILDAVIELTNILSATIISRLTEELNTKVQFFVPSTELIDGNALISQEDIMNYHRIIIISTQMEFEHQNINGHIFILTKDGMIESLKALIDRKLEELYA; from the coding sequence ATGCAGCAAAACGGGTTTACAGACGATCATCTCGATATGCTCCGGGAGCTGATGAATATCGCTATGGGGAATGCGACGGCGAGTATCGCCGATTTATTGGAAGCGTTCGGCAAAATGCATATTCCTCAGATTCTGATCAGCGATATGGAAGGGTTGGCCAGTTATATTCAACAAACAATATCCGACGATCAGCGCAATTATGTGACGAAACAGTTGTTCGGAGGGATGTTCAGCGGAGAGTTTTTATTTGTGATTTCGGAAGAGTCCGCATTGCATCTTGGACACCATCTTTATGACGTCGACAACCCGTCTGATGGGGACATACTGGATGCGGTAATTGAACTGACCAATATCCTCAGTGCGACGATAATCAGCCGTTTGACGGAAGAGCTGAATACGAAAGTACAGTTTTTTGTCCCTTCGACGGAACTGATTGACGGCAATGCTCTGATCAGTCAAGAAGATATTATGAATTATCACCGAATCATAATTATCAGTACGCAGATGGAATTTGAACATCAAAATATTAACGGACATATTTTCATCCTTACGAAAGACGGGATGATCGAAAGTTTAAAAGCCCTAATTGATCGCAAACTCGAAGAGCTGTACGCCTAA
- the ribD gene encoding bifunctional diaminohydroxyphosphoribosylaminopyrimidine deaminase/5-amino-6-(5-phosphoribosylamino)uracil reductase RibD produces the protein MNTTAAIHAMTLALNAAWEYQLLTFPNPAVGAVCLSDNGTVVSVGTHKRAGGPHAEVYALRDAYTLLSGDTTIAGCDDSHRIHDYLRTRHNGIFHTVSMAVTLEPCSHSGKTPSCALLIRDLGIKRVYISVKDPNPAAAGGASLLSDAGAECVFGIMEEEGEKLLEPFIRWQKSPFVFFKWAQRLDGTIDNGTISSQSSREHMHALRDRCDLIVIGGNTVRHDRPTLDARLVDGKAPDVLIYSQMGEFDQSIPLFSVPDRKVYVESSLERLKEYSLVMIEGGTSMFQASQNTCDWYLCYLAPKLGGGLQNMGPIQEDFEVLHAKITDNILLWMKKK, from the coding sequence ATGAATACCACCGCTGCCATTCACGCTATGACCCTCGCTTTAAATGCGGCGTGGGAATATCAACTCCTCACTTTTCCCAATCCCGCCGTCGGTGCCGTATGTCTGAGTGATAACGGTACTGTCGTCTCTGTAGGCACTCATAAGCGCGCCGGGGGACCGCATGCGGAAGTATACGCTTTGCGCGATGCGTATACGCTTCTCTCCGGCGATACGACGATAGCGGGTTGTGATGATTCACACCGCATACACGATTATCTTCGCACCCGTCACAACGGTATCTTTCACACTGTTTCGATGGCGGTAACGCTGGAGCCGTGTTCTCACAGCGGAAAAACCCCCTCATGCGCATTGTTGATCCGAGATCTGGGAATCAAGAGAGTCTATATCAGCGTTAAAGACCCAAATCCTGCCGCTGCTGGCGGAGCTTCACTCTTAAGCGACGCCGGTGCCGAATGTGTTTTCGGCATTATGGAAGAAGAGGGGGAAAAACTCCTTGAGCCGTTTATCCGGTGGCAGAAGAGCCCTTTTGTCTTTTTCAAATGGGCTCAGCGTCTCGACGGTACCATCGATAACGGAACGATCAGCTCGCAAAGTTCTAGGGAACATATGCATGCACTGCGTGATCGGTGCGATTTGATCGTTATCGGCGGCAATACGGTACGACACGATCGCCCCACGTTGGATGCAAGGCTGGTGGACGGAAAAGCGCCGGATGTATTGATCTATTCGCAGATGGGGGAATTTGATCAGAGCATCCCTTTGTTCAGTGTACCGGATAGAAAAGTATATGTTGAGTCGTCATTGGAGCGTCTTAAGGAGTATTCACTGGTTATGATCGAAGGGGGCACATCCATGTTCCAAGCGAGCCAGAACACGTGCGACTGGTATCTGTGTTACCTTGCACCTAAGTTGGGAGGCGGATTACAGAACATGGGACCGATACAAGAGGATTTTGAGGTACTGCACGCTAAAATCACCGATAACATACTTCTTTGGATGAAGAAAAAATAG
- the sppA gene encoding signal peptide peptidase SppA, which produces MIEFVKKIGSCLARGLKFIQEHFKATVLVLIVLWLIIPSSENGITPHNLQKIALSGPILDATPIVAQIDEARENDGIKGVLFSIDSPGGAVAPSVEIAYAIKRLSETKPTVVYAAGIMASGGYYSGIWGNEIIANPGSMIGSIGVIMEGADISGLMEKVGVKTQVVHAGTYKQVGTFDREWSAAERAELNKVIDGTYSMFVVDVARARKLDPLRSGEYADAHIFTALQAKKAGLVDSIGVEYDAKKRVEELSKVKDPTWNKEDPMDRFFKRFAAEGATLAHLYFPPITLK; this is translated from the coding sequence ATGATTGAATTTGTCAAAAAGATCGGTTCATGTCTGGCGAGAGGGCTGAAATTTATTCAAGAACATTTCAAAGCGACGGTACTGGTTCTCATTGTACTGTGGCTTATAATCCCCTCGAGCGAAAACGGAATCACTCCCCACAATCTCCAAAAAATAGCCTTGAGCGGTCCTATTTTGGATGCAACTCCAATCGTCGCACAGATTGACGAAGCACGCGAAAATGACGGTATCAAAGGGGTACTCTTCAGTATCGATTCCCCCGGCGGTGCGGTTGCCCCCTCGGTAGAAATCGCGTACGCGATCAAGCGTCTCAGCGAAACAAAGCCGACGGTCGTTTATGCTGCGGGGATAATGGCTAGCGGCGGCTATTATTCCGGTATCTGGGGAAATGAGATCATCGCCAATCCCGGCAGTATGATCGGATCCATCGGTGTCATTATGGAGGGTGCCGATATCTCGGGACTGATGGAAAAAGTGGGGGTTAAAACCCAAGTCGTTCATGCGGGAACCTACAAACAGGTAGGGACGTTTGACAGGGAGTGGAGTGCGGCTGAGCGTGCGGAACTCAATAAAGTGATCGACGGAACCTATTCTATGTTCGTCGTGGATGTCGCACGTGCACGAAAACTGGATCCGCTGAGAAGCGGAGAATACGCCGATGCCCACATTTTTACCGCATTGCAAGCTAAAAAAGCAGGACTGGTCGATAGTATCGGCGTCGAATACGATGCCAAAAAACGGGTAGAAGAACTCAGTAAAGTAAAAGATCCGACTTGGAACAAAGAAGACCCGATGGACCGATTTTTCAAGCGCTTTGCGGCAGAGGGAGCCACACTGGCTCACCTCTATTTTCCGCCCATTACATTGAAATAA
- the xseA gene encoding exodeoxyribonuclease VII large subunit, protein MASTLSVSSLNEQIKTLLETSFEFVSVEGELSRVTKHGSGHIYFTLKDNESAIKCVMFKGNASRLKFSLEEGAHVILHGALSLYKPRGEYQINAFSAEPYGAGALAVAFEQLKQKLEAKGYFDPTRKKPFPKFPQTVVLVTSATGAALQDMQRVATQRWPLVKLIVLDVLVQGPSASGQIADALRTADTLHADAVVVGRGGGSIEDLWAFNEEIVADALYAMKTPTISAVGHEIDWVISDYVADMRAPTPSAAMQMLLPDQNELSQSIDEIRYGAYGMITQRLERKREQLLSMQEAFKRHGVEHRLEVQQELIKELRERLNRQMTQRLEQSRREIIPLMERLSQNIESILRQKQFMITQLSEGFNANHPKNKNKSGFAQIAREGKVIDLDALSVGDRFEAMNDKRVVRAEVVEIVSINVD, encoded by the coding sequence ATGGCCTCTACACTCAGTGTCTCCTCTTTAAACGAGCAGATCAAGACCCTTTTAGAGACCTCCTTTGAATTTGTCAGCGTCGAGGGGGAACTCTCCCGCGTCACCAAACACGGCAGCGGACACATCTATTTTACCCTCAAAGACAACGAATCAGCGATCAAATGTGTCATGTTCAAAGGCAACGCTAGCCGGCTAAAGTTCTCCCTCGAAGAGGGGGCGCATGTTATTTTGCACGGGGCACTTTCACTCTACAAGCCGCGCGGCGAGTATCAGATCAACGCCTTTAGTGCCGAACCTTACGGTGCGGGGGCATTGGCGGTGGCATTCGAGCAGCTGAAGCAAAAATTGGAAGCAAAAGGGTACTTTGACCCGACACGTAAAAAACCTTTCCCGAAATTTCCTCAAACAGTTGTATTGGTCACTTCGGCAACGGGGGCGGCATTGCAGGATATGCAGCGCGTCGCGACGCAGCGATGGCCGCTGGTCAAACTTATCGTTTTGGACGTTCTGGTTCAGGGGCCAAGCGCTTCAGGGCAAATAGCCGATGCTCTCCGCACTGCCGATACATTACATGCGGATGCGGTCGTCGTCGGTCGGGGCGGCGGAAGTATCGAGGATTTGTGGGCGTTTAACGAAGAGATCGTTGCGGATGCGTTGTATGCAATGAAAACTCCGACAATTTCGGCAGTGGGACATGAGATCGACTGGGTGATCAGCGATTACGTGGCCGATATGCGTGCTCCGACACCGAGTGCGGCGATGCAGATGCTTCTTCCCGATCAAAACGAGCTCTCTCAAAGTATCGATGAGATCCGATACGGTGCATACGGGATGATAACTCAGAGGCTGGAGCGCAAACGTGAACAGCTCCTATCGATGCAGGAAGCGTTTAAACGTCACGGGGTAGAGCATCGATTGGAAGTTCAGCAAGAGCTGATCAAAGAGCTAAGAGAGCGGTTAAATCGACAAATGACGCAACGGTTAGAGCAAAGCAGACGGGAGATTATTCCGCTGATGGAGAGGTTGAGCCAAAACATCGAATCAATACTGCGGCAAAAACAGTTTATGATTACTCAGCTCAGCGAAGGATTTAATGCCAATCATCCGAAGAATAAAAACAAAAGCGGATTCGCCCAAATTGCCCGTGAGGGGAAAGTGATCGATTTGGACGCGCTCAGTGTCGGGGATCGGTTTGAAGCGATGAATGATAAGCGGGTTGTGCGGGCTGAAGTGGTGGAGATTGTGTCAATTAATGTGGATTGA
- the rbfA gene encoding 30S ribosome-binding factor RbfA produces the protein MTPAQIKVKRTESILKELIPEAISQLSDARVREVDVIDVHCSRGRSDAKVYLDPHDYTPQEQAAFLKLLEKARPIIEEHCMKDQGWFRSPRMTFVFDDTLKRSQNIEALFAQIAKEKKDES, from the coding sequence GTGACACCGGCACAAATCAAAGTCAAACGGACGGAGTCGATTCTCAAAGAGTTGATTCCCGAAGCTATTTCTCAGTTGTCGGATGCGCGTGTGCGTGAAGTGGACGTCATTGATGTCCATTGCTCCCGCGGACGAAGCGATGCGAAAGTCTATCTTGACCCGCATGATTATACGCCGCAAGAGCAGGCGGCATTTCTAAAGCTGCTTGAAAAAGCGCGCCCTATTATCGAAGAGCACTGCATGAAAGATCAGGGGTGGTTTCGCAGCCCCCGTATGACCTTCGTATTTGACGATACCCTCAAACGAAGTCAAAATATTGAGGCGTTATTCGCCCAAATCGCCAAGGAGAAGAAAGATGAGTCTTGA
- a CDS encoding response regulator, translating into MKILVVDDSKLARLFLIKTLKELEPTAAILEAENGLIAVELFKAEKPSAVFLDLTMPVMDGYEALKEIIKIDPNAQVVIVSADIQAQAQSTVLESGAKMMIPKPINSEKMLSILQQLSI; encoded by the coding sequence TTGAAAATACTTGTTGTCGATGACTCTAAACTAGCACGTTTATTTCTTATTAAAACATTAAAAGAATTAGAACCGACTGCTGCTATTTTAGAAGCGGAAAACGGTCTCATTGCCGTTGAATTATTTAAAGCGGAAAAGCCGAGTGCTGTTTTTTTGGATTTGACGATGCCGGTAATGGACGGTTACGAAGCGTTAAAAGAGATTATTAAAATTGATCCGAACGCACAGGTTGTAATCGTATCGGCGGACATTCAGGCACAGGCACAATCTACAGTTTTGGAGTCGGGTGCAAAAATGATGATTCCAAAACCGATTAACAGCGAAAAGATGTTGTCTATACTGCAACAGCTTTCTATATAA
- the mqnF gene encoding aminofutalosine deaminase family hydrolase, producing MKILLADAIFTDGTIYRNHGIVFDKTIIEVSSNDELRSRYGAQCVELGEGSVILPGLVNAHVHLEFSANRTTLTYGEFMPWLSSVIASRDELINECDDECTTRAVEMMLSNGITAFGAVSSYGFDLDPCFKASQKVVYFNELIGSDPAMADALYANFQERLFASQELKRSGFYPSIAIHSPYSVHRILIQKALKHAKEKDLRVTAHFMESPAEREWLDTDSGPFRPFFENFLKQTRAANTAEEFLSYFKEIPTLFTHAVQASHDELSVIAQNGHSIIHCPISNRLLGNGVLDLKPLEDKNIPLLCGTDGLSSNYTLDLFEEMKIALFMHPHDDLLSLSQKLWRGVTSLAAAALKLNCGKIMSGYDADILVMRVNYPINGQLPLHLINQKGIIESIYIEGERVK from the coding sequence ATGAAAATCCTATTGGCTGACGCTATTTTTACCGACGGAACCATTTACCGCAATCACGGTATCGTGTTTGACAAAACCATTATCGAAGTCTCCTCCAACGATGAACTTCGTTCCCGCTACGGCGCACAATGCGTCGAACTAGGCGAAGGCTCCGTAATCCTCCCGGGACTTGTGAATGCCCATGTTCATCTAGAGTTCAGTGCCAACCGCACCACCCTGACCTACGGTGAATTTATGCCGTGGCTCTCCAGCGTTATCGCCTCACGCGATGAATTAATCAATGAATGTGACGATGAATGCACGACACGTGCCGTTGAAATGATGCTTTCCAACGGTATCACGGCATTCGGAGCGGTCAGTTCGTACGGGTTTGATTTGGATCCGTGCTTCAAAGCTAGCCAAAAAGTGGTCTATTTCAACGAACTCATCGGCTCTGATCCCGCCATGGCTGATGCGCTGTACGCCAATTTTCAAGAGCGCCTTTTTGCTTCTCAAGAGCTGAAACGCAGTGGATTTTACCCTTCGATCGCGATCCACTCCCCCTACTCCGTCCACCGGATTCTGATTCAAAAAGCGCTCAAACACGCAAAAGAAAAGGATCTGCGCGTAACGGCACATTTTATGGAGAGTCCGGCTGAGCGGGAATGGCTCGATACCGATAGCGGACCGTTCCGTCCTTTCTTTGAAAACTTTTTAAAACAGACCCGAGCCGCCAATACGGCAGAAGAGTTTTTGAGTTATTTTAAAGAAATTCCTACCCTCTTTACCCATGCGGTTCAAGCATCCCACGATGAGCTCTCTGTAATCGCCCAAAACGGACACAGTATTATCCACTGCCCCATCTCCAACCGCCTGCTCGGAAACGGGGTACTCGATCTGAAACCTCTCGAAGATAAAAATATCCCCTTGCTTTGCGGAACCGACGGGCTTAGCTCCAACTATACCCTCGATCTGTTCGAAGAGATGAAAATTGCCCTCTTTATGCACCCTCACGATGATCTTCTTTCCCTCTCTCAGAAGCTCTGGAGAGGAGTCACATCCCTAGCGGCTGCGGCATTGAAACTCAATTGTGGTAAAATCATGTCAGGTTACGATGCGGATATCCTCGTTATGAGGGTCAATTATCCCATTAACGGGCAACTGCCGCTCCATCTGATCAACCAGAAGGGCATCATCGAATCGATCTATATTGAGGGGGAGAGAGTTAAATGA
- the ubiE gene encoding bifunctional demethylmenaquinone methyltransferase/2-methoxy-6-polyprenyl-1,4-benzoquinol methylase UbiE, whose product MTKQEKIVSMFNDIAPTYDRANRVLSMGVDTFWRRKACDLAFGYCPSEKIDSIVDVACGTGDMMGYWRRQAEKNGVHVSNIEGVDPSEGMVGVGREKFPQMSFYIAPATELPKPDTTADIISISYGIRNVVERQAGLREFNRVLKPGGLVVILEFMKNENPSMLGKVRDWYMNNVLPRIGGLISNNYEAYRYLPDSIEGFLTVAKMKQELEEAGFEMLYSKSFSMDISTLMIARKK is encoded by the coding sequence ATGACCAAACAAGAAAAAATCGTATCGATGTTTAACGATATTGCTCCGACGTATGATCGGGCAAATCGTGTACTCAGCATGGGAGTCGATACTTTTTGGCGCCGTAAAGCGTGTGATTTGGCATTCGGATATTGCCCTTCTGAGAAAATCGATTCGATCGTGGACGTAGCATGCGGGACGGGAGATATGATGGGATACTGGAGACGTCAGGCCGAAAAGAACGGGGTGCATGTCTCAAACATCGAGGGCGTTGATCCTTCCGAGGGGATGGTCGGTGTCGGACGGGAGAAATTTCCGCAGATGTCGTTTTATATCGCTCCGGCGACCGAGCTTCCAAAGCCCGATACGACGGCTGATATCATCAGTATTTCCTACGGAATCCGCAACGTCGTTGAACGTCAAGCGGGATTACGCGAATTTAACCGTGTTCTCAAACCGGGAGGATTGGTCGTCATTTTGGAATTTATGAAAAATGAAAATCCCTCTATGCTCGGAAAAGTGCGTGATTGGTACATGAACAACGTCCTTCCCCGCATCGGCGGATTGATCTCGAACAATTACGAGGCATACCGTTACCTTCCCGATTCGATCGAAGGGTTCTTGACGGTGGCTAAAATGAAACAGGAACTCGAAGAAGCGGGGTTTGAGATGCTCTATAGCAAAAGTTTCTCGATGGATATTTCGACCTTGATGATTGCCCGTAAAAAGTAA
- a CDS encoding HepT-like ribonuclease domain-containing protein, whose protein sequence is MSRDWKFYLRDILAECQNIRKFTANITFEEFTENTEKVYATAKAFENIGEAVKQIPKEIQDEYSSVPWSEIAKMRDVLTHHYFGLDDKVLWDTLADDFIMFEEVVEEIAKKYLD, encoded by the coding sequence ATGTCTAGGGATTGGAAATTTTATCTCAGAGATATTCTCGCCGAGTGTCAGAATATCCGAAAGTTTACGGCCAACATCACGTTTGAAGAATTTACAGAGAATACTGAAAAAGTGTATGCGACGGCAAAAGCATTTGAAAATATCGGTGAAGCGGTCAAGCAGATACCCAAAGAGATACAAGATGAGTATAGCAGTGTGCCGTGGAGCGAAATTGCCAAAATGAGAGATGTGTTAACGCACCATTATTTTGGATTGGATGATAAAGTGCTTTGGGATACTCTGGCTGATGATTTTATTATGTTTGAAGAGGTCGTTGAAGAAATAGCGAAAAAGTATTTGGATTAA
- a CDS encoding ribosome maturation factor, whose translation MSLESDIKKMVESIGLSLYDTAVFNENENTIFRVSVTAPGGVSLDQCVEATHLISPLLDVTPPVGGEYRLEVSSPGIERKLKTLDHFAQSVGEKVVFSTVNKEKFDGEVVSVENEEITIKTKEGETHTVPFRSISKAKTYFEW comes from the coding sequence ATGAGTCTTGAGAGCGATATCAAAAAAATGGTCGAATCGATCGGCCTCTCTTTATACGATACGGCTGTTTTCAATGAAAACGAGAATACGATTTTTCGTGTGAGCGTTACCGCACCGGGCGGAGTGAGTCTGGATCAGTGCGTCGAAGCGACCCATCTTATCTCTCCGTTACTCGACGTTACCCCTCCTGTCGGCGGCGAATACCGTTTGGAAGTAAGCTCCCCTGGGATCGAACGCAAACTCAAAACACTCGATCATTTTGCCCAATCGGTCGGCGAGAAAGTCGTTTTTTCGACCGTGAACAAAGAAAAATTCGACGGTGAAGTGGTGTCGGTCGAAAACGAAGAGATCACGATAAAAACCAAAGAGGGAGAGACGCACACCGTCCCTTTCCGCTCTATCAGCAAGGCTAAAACCTACTTCGAGTGGTAA
- the infB gene encoding translation initiation factor IF-2 — protein MDKVRVHEIAKELGINSKEVVDKAAAMGLNVKTASSSVSIEEAEQIMNYIMSGASTETAAPKPTSKAAPAEETPAVTVPPKTEHAPVAAAVSEVKDEPSEEAPADIEAPKRSGLKIVKKKRPQEEEFVAPVRQESIAVSSYGKLSEQAQRELEAKRAKKAQSSNAPVQKKDQGVRLDIFGGGISDISMDYEEDQVVLMDFNDLGGKVEPEEEQKPKEKKPIGRNAGKKQGANRNKPRQVSREARKKYTRDAKEDEVITHVEIPEDIRVYEFADKVRQPLSEVIKILFNLGMMVTKNDFLGKDEIEILASEFGVEVTTIDPKDAFNYEDSYEEDNEDSADLEERPPVITIMGHVDHGKTSLLDAIRNAKVAHGEAGGITQHIGAYSVEQHGKLITFLDTPGHEAFSSMRARGAQLTDIIVIVVAADDGVKPQTRESVKHAQEAKVPVIVAINKMDKPGANPDMVKAQMAELGLNPVDWGGDVEFVGVSAKAMTGIDELLEAILLQAEIMELKANPNNMAKAVVVESTLEKGRGPVATVIVQNGTLKIGDNIVCGSAYGRVRALISDRKAQLQKIGPSETAVVVGLSDVPPSGEILMVMESDKEAREFAQKRYEYDRHRELSHSTKTTLDELSSLIAEGRLKALKVVLKTDVHGSLEAIRSALAELRNEEVKVEVISSGVGGITENDVALVNNSENCMLVGFNVRPTGNVNAMAKQMGIKINTYSIIYQLIDDVTAMLTGMMAPQFREENTGQAEVRDTFPMPKGGGTIAGCVVVDGKLVRGGMVRVIREGVVIHEGDLTSLRRFKDDVKEVTKGFDCGVVLNGYTDVKVGDVIETFTKIEKKVSL, from the coding sequence ATGGATAAAGTTAGAGTTCATGAAATAGCCAAAGAGCTTGGTATTAATTCAAAAGAGGTAGTGGACAAAGCGGCTGCAATGGGGCTTAATGTGAAAACTGCCTCGAGTTCGGTTTCGATCGAAGAAGCCGAGCAAATCATGAACTATATCATGAGCGGAGCATCTACAGAAACCGCAGCGCCAAAGCCTACCTCTAAAGCTGCCCCGGCTGAAGAAACTCCGGCTGTTACCGTTCCTCCTAAAACAGAGCATGCACCTGTAGCGGCAGCGGTTTCCGAAGTTAAAGATGAACCGTCGGAAGAAGCGCCGGCAGATATTGAAGCACCGAAGCGTTCAGGATTGAAGATTGTCAAGAAAAAACGTCCTCAAGAAGAGGAATTTGTCGCTCCGGTACGCCAAGAGAGTATTGCTGTGTCGAGCTACGGAAAATTAAGCGAGCAGGCACAACGCGAATTGGAAGCCAAACGTGCGAAAAAAGCGCAAAGCAGTAATGCCCCGGTTCAGAAAAAAGATCAAGGGGTTCGCCTTGATATCTTCGGCGGCGGAATTTCCGATATCTCAATGGACTACGAAGAAGATCAGGTTGTACTGATGGACTTCAACGATTTGGGTGGCAAAGTAGAGCCTGAAGAAGAACAAAAGCCGAAAGAGAAAAAACCGATCGGTCGCAATGCGGGCAAAAAACAGGGAGCTAACCGCAATAAACCGCGTCAGGTTTCCCGTGAAGCGCGTAAAAAATATACCCGTGACGCGAAAGAAGACGAAGTTATCACTCACGTCGAAATTCCTGAAGATATCCGTGTGTATGAATTTGCCGATAAAGTACGCCAGCCGCTCTCCGAAGTCATCAAAATTCTTTTCAATCTCGGAATGATGGTTACCAAAAATGATTTCCTCGGAAAAGACGAAATCGAAATTTTGGCAAGTGAATTCGGTGTCGAAGTAACGACGATCGATCCGAAAGACGCATTCAATTACGAAGATTCATACGAAGAAGACAACGAAGACAGTGCGGACCTTGAAGAACGGCCTCCGGTTATCACTATCATGGGGCACGTTGACCACGGTAAAACGTCTCTCCTTGATGCGATCCGCAATGCAAAAGTCGCTCACGGCGAAGCGGGGGGAATTACCCAGCATATCGGTGCGTATTCGGTAGAGCAGCACGGGAAACTGATTACATTCCTCGATACTCCGGGGCATGAAGCGTTTAGCTCGATGCGTGCACGCGGTGCACAGCTCACCGACATTATCGTTATCGTTGTGGCTGCGGATGACGGGGTTAAACCTCAAACACGCGAATCGGTCAAACATGCCCAAGAAGCAAAAGTTCCGGTTATCGTTGCAATCAACAAAATGGACAAACCGGGTGCCAATCCGGATATGGTAAAAGCTCAGATGGCGGAGCTCGGTCTCAATCCTGTCGATTGGGGCGGAGATGTCGAGTTTGTCGGCGTATCGGCAAAAGCGATGACCGGGATCGACGAATTGTTAGAGGCGATCTTGCTTCAAGCGGAGATCATGGAGCTTAAAGCGAACCCTAACAACATGGCAAAAGCCGTCGTTGTTGAGTCTACATTGGAAAAAGGGCGCGGACCGGTTGCTACCGTCATCGTTCAAAACGGTACGTTGAAAATCGGCGACAACATCGTGTGCGGAAGCGCATACGGACGTGTCCGTGCGTTGATCAGCGATCGTAAAGCACAGCTCCAAAAAATCGGACCGAGTGAAACAGCGGTCGTTGTCGGTCTTAGCGATGTACCGCCGTCCGGTGAAATATTGATGGTTATGGAGAGCGATAAAGAAGCACGTGAATTTGCTCAAAAACGCTACGAGTACGATCGTCACCGCGAACTTTCACACAGTACGAAAACAACACTTGACGAGCTTAGCTCATTGATCGCAGAGGGGCGTTTGAAAGCTCTTAAAGTGGTTCTTAAAACGGACGTTCACGGTTCTCTTGAAGCGATCCGCTCCGCTCTTGCAGAACTTCGTAACGAAGAGGTCAAAGTTGAAGTGATCTCCAGCGGCGTCGGCGGTATTACCGAGAATGACGTTGCATTGGTAAACAACAGCGAAAACTGTATGTTGGTCGGATTTAACGTACGCCCTACGGGGAACGTCAATGCCATGGCAAAACAGATGGGGATCAAAATCAATACCTATTCGATCATTTACCAATTGATCGATGATGTTACGGCGATGTTGACCGGTATGATGGCTCCTCAATTCCGTGAAGAGAACACAGGACAAGCCGAAGTACGTGACACGTTCCCTATGCCGAAAGGCGGCGGGACAATCGCCGGATGTGTGGTTGTTGACGGTAAACTTGTACGCGGCGGAATGGTTCGCGTTATCCGTGAAGGTGTCGTTATCCATGAGGGTGACCTTACTTCGCTTCGCCGTTTCAAAGACGATGTCAAAGAGGTTACCAAAGGGTTTGATTGTGGGGTTGTCCTTAACGGATACACTGATGTCAAAGTGGGCGACGTTATCGAAACCTTTACCAAAATCGAGAAAAAAGTATCCCTGTGA